A stretch of the Schistocerca serialis cubense isolate TAMUIC-IGC-003099 chromosome 2, iqSchSeri2.2, whole genome shotgun sequence genome encodes the following:
- the LOC126456712 gene encoding chromatin complexes subunit BAP18: protein MNSATKVGEIFAAAGAAFNKLGELTMQLHPTADSPAGKWTDEEIEMLRQAVKHFGEELTKISEHIKGRTVSQIKTTLKKKAFEDAGLPVRTITNVQTQQVSQSGMMGKSAEVTLNMLNAHESEVDVEGLPEDVKLEFDGATEEVTS from the exons GTTGGCGAGATTTTTGCTGCAGctggtgcagcattcaataaactAGGTGAACTGACAATGCAGCTTCACCCCACAGCTGATTCTCCAGCTGG TAAATGGACTGATGAAGAAATAGAAATGCTTCGGCAGGCCGTCAAACACTTTGGTGAAGAACTTACGAAAATAAGTGAGCACATTAAGGGCAGAACTGT ATCTCAAATCAAGACTACTCTTAAGAAGAAAGCTTTTGAAGATGCAGGTCTCCCAGTCAGGACAATTACCAATGTGCAAACTCAGCAGGTTTCTCAGTCTGGAATGATGggaaaatctgctgaagtgacgCTGAACATGCTGAATGCCCATGAATCAGAAGTAGATGTTGAAGGGTTACCAGAAGATGTGAAATTGGAGTTTGATGGGGCTACAGAAGAAGTAACCTCATAA